One stretch of Tachysurus fulvidraco isolate hzauxx_2018 chromosome 12, HZAU_PFXX_2.0, whole genome shotgun sequence DNA includes these proteins:
- the mgaa gene encoding MAX dimerization protein MGA a isoform X1, translating to MAIPHNQAIMVLRQEGTATATVPQTSACSLFVVVNQLHPAGGGQDKQTLFASTEASPLKKPAIGSCVASFNKVSSMSLSAMAATNTSNQLCNLPAESTCKGITVTLDNNNMWNEFFRCQTEMILTKQGRRMFPCCRFRISGLEPFQRYSLIMDMQPVDNYRYKWSDRRWETNGKADPHILSSFVHPISPATGLDWMQNPVSFYKLKLTNNPLDREGHIIINSMHRYIPRLYIIPADKAVDVLQLDGPDVVTFSFSQTEFFAVTAYQNLSITQLKIDYNPFAKGFRDDANNSRCCKPKSAPSTEKLESEVKSSKESSALNNLKSLFAKMNASEKVNTIGDLKTVICDDPRRVEPECSGSSMKRPWPGGLSDLIKGAHVKVKRISLEKIQNGSSEQMNVDTLVSKENNMDMAPKDCTSENISIPDVTKELKDTVSFSKTTDSSTLKNTPETLSATNIQCMLKKTSITPLNEKLAAVLSDTPAVTEKLSSEKTSQCVVKPLDCGGEVKKKRAEPVPLPLLALFLQQLKSKTRPKPKSESCSVPSQSDQSCDDTSVYENPSSPTASITPAFNTQLNVELASSPSQTITSSSLTCTAANTEHKTVSTPDSAVDAVTALTDGVVCDSLELPTSNKVSATTFEFAHDVKANTSLSETTLDTKIVSIMLDDTSSDCVIGCDPKAFPFTTPDAPNNELLQSTATIDTSSTEPADNYCTVTNPELVPETALQSPCPGVKNSSSPSCAPSPPYVSAPSSPDPFPPSMFSDRPIPPRKTLDPFPACVSLDRPRPLLEISEISVPQRFFTAPLGDPGTAVFSIRSELNCPIDSHDPAIPKEVKQPQKTSKCTKSKILQKKGGKSKVTEDTAVMEGPIPVPMQPNLEEVEGQLFVSFMSKKALEIHLGDEAKEEVLQKTTQNIVGEVPDEKEKIDTLEKTLLHDLKNMKYRQVIHPVLQAVGLKLNLLDVTLSIDLQYLGVCLPIPPPIFLPEGSSGTCSSQVHFVSRTGKTTDITKIKGWREKFSTISSTVSGVTTSLDTGQKNLSAFCSDMLDEYLESEGKLIDERAASFSQAVVTPVAYQLPTKSTSYVLTLDSVLKKQAVPLVATLSKPSKKSRKSALHSKSKEAVSGVKTKKSVKKKENPVPSTDKKLEGSPSKKSCIPKSVSSVPSTDPDLPQSKKSSKIKTKKRLKTSQHSLQTAEKSVKDGVSVASAGQSTSGTPGSNQPVGRSSGLPKTLVKLRDVEDGAVWEGKNRTYITMERAAIALSCLVTAEGTIGGNPSTVIKRRAPPCLNDFCRLGCICASLVQERRQHHCGKPQCMLGCNCLRRKVVLLKNEETNEAVIKDAEDVPKVKKKRKRYSYTISVTDSAPEPALHVKTLLAKQNDVDLEPLYVPDPAKPLHPPPISLDLQKDLENFLHALPKREAMRAVDGVSWSKLKNQGSLDCARVRPFCGRKLSPCGQRRMKDVHPDLSSQDSLEEIEEGELRPPTQSGPTKRLEIVSKCKWETEGSRYVVVRTVCERMAQDRLKDPFWVGKYHIQPTSKTKMETDEGTIITYKVVISQPHLEESEEKMMEERIKQLEAQLIETIGKSEVKGLPLLSHVTPAGLLKAEKKPSGALGQIMVNGKLYPQAKLELGQMGALHPANRLAAYITGRVCVANKHGITTGTTVTKTSHTAPTTPTSVAMTAVTNTLSSTITLAKPTVAKQPIGTEFVQVELGCINSQQQKTASTDMLPMQSTVKNLMYSSSMLTGSPGISASCTMQPKANIASHASPGSGTTDGSIQVVRAVTRSGSAVPEKTFMLSTTGSNVALSGSRIRLMQSLTSNRPAAPGQRMLMLKTANPTGRVIHLVPLGQFRSLNPNVKMHPQQSSLVRFPTPNPVPLSKPQTSTAVSSSIAQTYQNMAPVYSTKDIVATSSASTIDTKQVTPLGGSKTLLVCNKPNMVKIIPVILKDNSKNTLKIIPQNVSEDSQIFKDPRFPYSPSSAQSSSEGHPANQSLQPTSQSCLILNNPAHQKLDNPRNSGPKHAKVYSEEYSRCSKMSHKNVIFTDHSYTFEMKKRSTPSKKRVDVSKDGSVTANASGYHMFLKEVLDLGLDQAEGCGTSSAVLGTESGEDSKAGSHLLKEEIDSDTELTEDSDMYNDTDSSQFSDKEDLFIGTVFDKRKGKRNSVNAQIKDLNEKEDDELVDIETFEEGVEKIPPPPEQTQHDRFRNLSSDEENENENLVKLRRRKDEKKRRITLRNCFYNLQQTLNIEEPKVAKIVLLSKALEEIHSLTKQRDRLVKMWDTLRKKRDYYVEMASQLSGKNKYSICQKLDEIVAKQKSLEIKDKTNNPTLNFKKEVPVHSQRTVNEKQKTLGTDGKAEHVINSKQKNLEFQDRRTEIVNTNQKKTAAKPPIPHQTPQLQKCPPPVPSRERTRPNILSHSKPQALAEDQVFVQVIPVVETAIPCNQILTISNPLQPTVITTTPGVAAVSISIPTISHSLCVENPLPMLQPQVLKLTSSPVSTPVGNISLPKISSFASLLQSENLPVTPMQTQEECNSSDGKAQQNVVQEEKQLDQNLPEFVPKKTEHNSNDKIEEDLKKQKEDDESTIQPDQDDDRLMSLLDELVFLNQTSEPQEDASSLSETGDVLTELLTNKEVDMDRDDERSLSPLFLKLDEDLITSPTSKDEEMDDIPPRVDDLVKVIFGSESPSISSESEIVAAATDDSTCVSVCNIKHDAPTPPPLLQMKTGGCSTADSLKEQANLSWRPMPKLAPLGLKTQETGHPKLICPHAPK from the exons ATGGCCATTCCACATAATCAGGCCATAATGGTGCTTCGTCAGGAGGGCACGGCTACAGCTACAGTACCTCAAACATCTGCTTGTTCACTTTTTGTTGTCGTCAACCAGCTACATCCTGCTGGTGGAGGGCAGGACAAACAGACACTGTTTGCTAGTACGGAAGCCAGCCCTTTGAAAAAACCTGCTATTGGTTCCTGTGTAGCAAGCTTTAATAAAGTGTCATCCATGTCTTTGTCAGCCATGGCAGCTACCAACACAAGTAACCAGCTATGTAACTTGCCAGCAGAGTCTACATGTAAAGGTATCACAGTCACTTTGGACAACAATAACATGTGGAATGAGTTTTTCAGATGTCAGACTGAGATGATTCTAACCAAGCAAGGTCGTAGGATGTTCCCTTGTTGCCGTTTTCGCATCTCAGGATTGGAACCTTTTCAGAGGTATTCTTTAATAATGGATATGCAACCAGTGGATAATTACCGCTACAAATGGAGTGACAGACGATGGGAGACCAATGGAAAAGCTGACCCACACATTTTGAGCTCCTTTGTACATCCCATCTCACCTGCTACTGGATTAGACTGGATGCAAAATCCTGTTTCCTTTTACAAGCTAAAGCTTACCAATAACCCCTTGGACCGCGAGGGCCATATTATCATAAACTCTATGCACCGGTACATTCCCCGACTTTACATTATTCCTGCAGATAAAGCTGTGGATGTCCTTCAGTTAGATGGGCCTGATGTTGTAACATTTAGTTTTTCACAGACAGAGTTCTTTGCTGTCACAGCTTATCAGAATCTGTCCATCACTCAGCTGAAAATTGATTACAACCCTTTTGCAAAAGGTTTTAGAGATGATGCTAACAACTCCCGATGTTGCAAGCCCAAGAGTGCCCCTTCCACTGAAAAGTTGGAAAGTGAGGTCAAATCCAGCAAAGAGTCTTCAGCCTTGAATAATCTTAAGTCTTTGTTTGCAAAGATGAATGCTTCTGAAAAAGTCAATACCATTGGGGACCTTAAAACTGTTATTTGTGATGATCCCAGGAGAGTTGAGCCTGAATGTTCTGG cAGTAGCATGAAGCGGCCATGGCCAGGTGGGCTGTCGGATCTAATTAAGGGAGCTCATGTTAAGGTAAAAAGAATATCCCTCGAGAAAATCCAGAATGGAAGTAGCGAGCAAATGAATGTTGACACTCTGGTTTCAAAAGAGAACAATATGGATATGGCACCTAAGGACTGTACAtctgaaaacatttcaattCCTGATGTTACCAAGGAGCTTAAGGACACGGTATCGTTTTCAAAAACCACAGACTCCTCCACTTTAAAAAATACACCTGAGACACTTTCTGCAACTAACATACAGTGCATGCTGAAAAAAACTTCCATCACACCCTTAAATGAAAAGTTGGCTGCAGTATTGAGTGATACACCAGCAGTGACTGAAAAGTTGAGCAGTGAGAAAACTTCACAGTGTGTTGTCAAACCTCTTGACTGTGGTGGAGAAGTGAAGAAGAAGCGGGCTGAGCCTGTCCCACTACCGCTTCTTGCTCTATTTCTACAGCAATTGAAGTCAAAAACAAGACCAAAGCCAAAATCTGAATCTTGTAGTGTGCCATCACAGTCTGATCAATCCTGTGATGATACTTCAGTTTACGAAAACCCATCATCCCCCACAGCATCCATTACACCTGCATTTAACACCCAGTTGAATGTAGAACTTGCATCTTCCCCATCTCAAACCATCACATCATCCAGTTTAACATGTACTGCAGCAAACACTGAACATAAAACTGTATCAACCCCAGATTCTGCCGTTGATGCTGTTACTGCCTTGACAGACGGTGTTGTCTGTGATTCACTGGAGCTGCCCACATCTAATAAAGTATCTGCTACTACTTTTGAATTTGCACATGACGTTAAAGCCAACACTAGTCTTTCAGAAACCACACTTGACACTAAAATAGTCTCCATTATGTTAGATGACACTTCTTCTGATTGTGTAATTGGATGTGATCCTAAAGCTTTTCCCTTTACCACCCCTGATGCTCCCAATAATGAACTTTTGCAAAGTACTGCCACTATTGATACATCCAGCACAGAGCCTGCTGATAATTACTGTACGGTCACAAATCCTGAGCTTGTTCCAGAGACTGCTCTACAGTCCCCTTGCCCAGGGGTTAAAAACTCATCTTCACCATCTTGTGCACCATCCCCTCCATACGTGTCCGCTCCTTCCTCTCCTGACCCGTTTCCACCGAGCATGTTCTCTGATAGGCCCATACCTCCTAGAAAGACACTAGACCCATTTCCAGCTTGCGTATCCCTCGATAGACCACGACCATTGCTAGAGATATCTGAGATATCAGTACCACAGAGGTTTTTCACAGCACCACTTGGAGACCCAGGTACTGCTGTTTTCAGTATTAGAAGTGAGCTGAACTGTCCTATAGATTCCCATGACCCTGCTATTCCAAAGGAAGTAAAACAGCCCCAGAAGACTAGTAAATGCACAAAATCCAAGATTTTACAAAAGAAAGGTGGGAAATCAAAGGTGACTGAAGATACAGCGGTGATGGAAGGCCCCATTCCTGTCCCAATGCAGCCCAACCTTGAAGAAGTGGAGGGTCAATTGTTTGTTTCCTTCATGTCAAAG AAGGCACTGGAAATTCATCTTGGCGATGAAGCTAAAGAAGAGGTTTTACAAAAAACAACGCAAAACATCGTTG GTGAAGTCCCTGATGAAAAGGAAAAGATTGACACACTTGAAAAGACCCTTCtgcatgatttaaaaaacatgaaatacagACAGGTCATTCACCCAGTTCTccaagcag TTGGTCTGAAGTTGAACCTTTTGGATGTTACACTGTCTATTGATCTACAGTATCTGGGTGTATGCTTACCTATTCCTCCACCTATATTCTTACCTGAGGGAAGCTCAGGGACTTGCTCATCACAGG TTCACTTCGTTTCTAGAACAGGAAAAACAACTGACATTACTAAAATCAAAGGCTGGAGAGAGAAGTTTTCCACAATTTCTTCAACTGTTTCTGGAG tcacCACATCCTTGGATACAGGACAAAAAAATCTCTCAGCTTTCTGTAGTGACATGCTTGATGAGTACCTGGAAAGTGAAGGCAAGCTTATTGATGAGCGAGCTGCCAGTTTCTCACAGGCTGTTGTCACTCCTGTGGCCTACCAGTTGCCCACCAAGAGCACAAGCTATGTTCTTACACTTGACAGTGTTTTAAAAAAGCAGGCAGTTCCATTAGTAGCTACTCTCTCAAAGCCTTctaaaaaatccagaaaaagtGCACTGCACTCAAAAAGCAAGGAAGCTGTGTCTGGGGTGAAAACGAAgaaatctgtcaaaaaaaaagaaaacccggTTCCCAGCACAGACAAGAAACTAGAGGGAAGCCCTTCAAAGAAATCTTGTATACCAAAATCAGTATCTAGTGTGCCATCTACTGACCCTGACTTGCCCCAAAGCAAAAAATCTTCCAAAATAAAGACCAAGAAGAGACTCAAGACTTCACAACATTCTTTACAGACAGCTGAAAAGTCTGTTAAGGATGGTGTGTCCGTGGCTTCTGCAGGACAGAGCACTTCGGGTACCCCTGGTTCAAACCAACCAGTTGGACGCAGTTCCGGCCTACCCAAAACCCTAGTTAAACTAAGGGACGTGGAAGATGGTGCAGTCTGGGAAGGGAAAAATCGTACCTATATCACCATGGAACGAGCAGCCATTGCTTTATCATGTCTTGTCACAGCAGAG GGTACAATAGGAGGAAATCCTTCTACTGTCATAAAACGACGTGCACCACCTTGTCTCAATGACTTTTGCCGGTTAGGGTGTATATGTGCTAGTCTTGTTCAGGAGAGGCGCCAACATCACTGTGGCAAacctcagtgcatgctgggctGTAACTGTCTTCGACGCAAAGTAGTCCTTTTGAAAAATGAGGAAACAAATGAGGCTGTAATAAAAGATGCAGAAGATGTACCcaaagtgaaaaagaagagaaaacgTTATTCTTACA CTATTTCAGTTACTGATTCAGCACCTGAGCCAGCTCTGCATGTAAAAACATTATTGGCTAAGCAAAATGATGTGGATTTAGAGCCACTTTACGTTCCTGATCCTGCCAAGCCTCTTCATCCTCCACCAATATCGTTGGATCTTCAAAAGGATCTGGAGAACTTTCTACATGCTTTACCGAAAAGAGAAGCCATGAGAGCT GTTGATGGGGTAAGTTGGAGCAAGCTCAAAAATCAGGGAAGTCTGGATTGTGCTCGTGTGAGGCCATTCTGTGGGAGAAAACTGTCTCCTTGTGGACAAAGACGCATGAAG GATGTTCATCCAGATCTTAGTTCACAGGACTCACTGGAAG AGATTGAGGAAGGGGAGCTTCGGCCGCCTACTCAGTCTGGTCCTACTAAACGGCTGGAAATTGTGTCAAAGTGCAAGTGGGAAACAGAAGGCAGCAGGTACGTTGTCGTGCGTACAGTGTGTGAGCGTATGGCACAGGACCGTCTGAAGGACCCTTTCTGGGTCGGCAAGTACCACATCCAGCCCACATCTAAGACTAAAATGGAGACAGATGAAGGAACCATCATTACATATAAAGTGGTCATCTCTCAGCCACACCTAGAGGaaagtgaagagaaaatgaTGGAGGAGAGAATAAAGCAGCTGGAAGCTCAGTTGATTGAGACCATAGGCAAAAGTGAAGTGAAGGgcctcccccttctctctcatGTCACCCCTGCAGGGTTGCTAAAGGCTGAGAAAAAACCTTCTGGTGCTCTGGGCCAGATAATG GTCAATGGAAAGCTATATCCACAAGCCAAACTAGAACTGGGCCAGATGGGGGCTTTGCATCCTGCCAACAGGCTGGCTGCTTACATCACAGGAAGAGTATGTGTAGCTAACAAACATGGCATTACAACTGGTACCACAGTCACCAAGACATCGCATACAGCTCCTACCACCCCAACCAGTGTAGCCATGACAGCAGTTACAAACACACTTTCTTCAACCATCACATTGGCTAAGCCAACAG TGGCTAAGCAACCTATAGGAACAGAGTTTGTCCAGGTTGAGCTCGGCTGTATAAATTCCCAACAGCAAAAAACAGCCAGTACTGATATGTTACCAATGCAGAGCACAGTTAAAAATCTAATGTATTCTTCTTCTATGTTGACTGGCTCTCCTGGGATTTCAGCATCTTGTACCATGCAACCAAAGGCAAACATAGCTTCCCATGCATCTCCTGGATCTGGCACCACAG ATGGCTCCATCCAAGTGGTTAGGGCAGTAACTCGATCTGGATCAGCTGTACCAGAGAAGACTTTTATGCTCAGTACTACTGGATCAAATGTTGCGCTCTCTGGTAGTAGAATCCGGTTGATGCAGTCTCTAACCTCAAATCGTCCAGCTGCTCCTGGGCAGAGGATGTTGATGTTAAAAACAGCTAATCCTACTGGCCGAGTAATTCATCTTGTGCCTCTTGGCCAATTCAGGTCCCTCAATCCAAATGTCAAGATGCAtcctcagcagt cCTCTCTTGTCCGTTTTCCAACTCCCAACCCGGTCCCTCTGAGTAAGCCTCAAACATCTACAGCTGTCTCTTCATCAATAGCTCAGACATATCAGAATATGGCTCCAGTATATAGTACAAAAGACATTGTCGCGACAAGCAGCGCCTCCACGATTGATACAAAACAAGTCACCCCTCTTGGTGGCTCAAAGACCTTACTGGTTTGTAACAAACCTAATATGGTAAAAATTATACCAGTAATTCTTAAGGATAATTccaaaaacactttaaaaattaTACCTCAGAATGTTTCTGAAGATTCTCAAATATTCAAAGATCCCAGATTCCCATATTCACCATCATCAGCTCAAAGCTCTTCAGAGGGTCACCCAGCAAATCAAAGTTTACAGCCCACTTCTCAAAGCTGCTTAATCCTGAACAACCCAGCTCATCAAAAATTAGACAACCCTCGTAACTCCGGCCCTAAACATGCCAAGGTATATTCTGAAGAATACTCGCGGTGCTCCAAAATGTCAcacaaaaatgtgatttttacaGACCACTCTTACACCTTTGAAATGAAGAAAAGGAGCACACCATCTAAAAAGCGTGTTGATGTGTCTAAAGATGGCTCTGTTACTGCAAACGCATCTGGGTATCACATGTTCCTCAAGGAAGTGCTGGACTTGGGCCTTGATCAAGCTGAGGGTTGTGGTACCAGTAGTGCTGTCCTAGGCACTGAGAGTGGTGAAGACTCTAAAGCAGGATCACATCTGTTAAAAGAGGAGATTGATTCTGACACTGAACTAACTGAAGATTCAGACATGTATAATGACACTGACTCCAGCCAGTTCAGTGACAAGGAGGATCTGTTCATAGGCACT GTTTTTGATAAACGGAAGGGAAAACGTAACTCTGTTAATGCACAGATTAAAGATTTGAATGAGAAGGAGGATGATGAGCTGGTTGATATTGAAACATTTGAGGAAGGAGTTGAGAAAATCCCTCCACCGCCTGAGCAGACTCAGCATGACCG CTTTCGAAATCTTTCATCAGACGAggagaatgaaaatgaaaatttg gTTAAACTTAGGAGGAGGAAGGATGAGAAGAAGAGACGCATTACTCTGAGGAATTGTTTTTACAATCTGCAGCAGACTCTCAATATTGAAGAGCCTAAAGTTGCCAAAATAGTGTTACTCTCAAAG GCCCTGGAGGAAATTCACTCTCTTACTAAACAAAGAGATCGCCTGGTGAAAATGTGGGACACactgagaaagaagagagattACTATGTTGAAATGGCTTCCCAGTTATCTG GAAAAAACAAGTATTCCATCTGTCAGAAGTTGGATGAAATAGTTGCTAAGCAGAAATCTCTAGAGATcaaggacaaaacaaacaaccccACTcttaactttaaaaaagaagTTCCCGTACACTCACAGAGGACTGTCAAcgaaaaacagaaaacattggGTACCGATGGCAAAGCTGAACATGTTATCaatagcaaacaaaaaaatctggaaTTCCAGGATAGAAGAACAGAAATTGTCAACACTAATCAGAAAAAAACTGCAGCCAAACCACCTATACCTCACCAAACACCACAGCTACAAAAATGTCCTCCACCAGTTCCATCACGTGAAAGAACAAGGCCCAACATCCTGTCCCACAGCAAGCCTCAAGCCTTGGCTGAGGATCAAG TGTTTGTTCAAGTGATTCCAGTGGTAGAAACAGCAATTCCATGCAATCAGATCCTTACTATAAGTAACCCTCTTCAGCCCACTGTTATCACAACCACACCAG GTGTTGCAGCTGTGTCCATATCTATTCCTACCATCTCACATTCACTCTGTGTAGAGAATCCACTTCCCATGTTGCAGCCACAAGTCCTTAAACTAACCAGCAGCCCTGTTAGCACACCAG TTGGTAATATAAGCCTCCCCAAGATCTCCAGTTTTGCTTCTTTGCTACAGTCAGAAAATCTGCCTGTTACCCCCATGCAGACACAGGAGGAGTGTAACTCGTCAGATGGGAAGGCTCAGCAAAATGTTGTGCAAGAGGAAAAACAACTAGACCAAAATCTTCCGGAGTTTGTGCCCAAAAAAACTGAGCATAATTCAAATGACAAGATCGAAGAAGATCTAAAAAAGCAAAAGGAAGATGATGAAAGTACAATTCAACCAGACCAAGATGATGACCGTCTGATGTCATTACTCGATGAGCTTGTTTTTCTCAATCAGACCTCTGAACCACAAGAAGATGCTTCAAGTCTTTCAGAAACTGGAGATGTACTGACAGAACTGCTCACTAATAAAGAGGTAGATATGGACAGAGACGATGAACGCTCTCTCAGTCCTCTGTTTCTCAAACTAGACGAGGATCTTATAACATCACCCACCTCAAAGGACGAAGAGATGGATGATATTCCTCCTAGAGTAGATGACCTTGTTAAAGTTATATTTGGGTCAGAGTCTCCATCCATTTCATCAGAATCAGAGATTGTTGCAGCAGCCACTGATGACAGTACCTGTGTTTCAGTGTGCAATATTAAACATGATGCTCCAACTCCACCTCCTTTGCTGCAGATGAAAACTGGAGGGTGTTCTACAGCAGACTCTCTGAAAGAGCAGGCCAACTTGTCATGGCGGCCAATGCCAAAGCTTGCTCCTCTTGGACTAAAGACTCAGGAGACTGGGCACCCGAAACTGATCTGTCCTCATGCCCCAAAATAA